One Saimiri boliviensis isolate mSaiBol1 chromosome 5, mSaiBol1.pri, whole genome shotgun sequence genomic window carries:
- the LOC101035753 gene encoding large ribosomal subunit protein uL23-like, producing MSPTFQQPKTLRLWRQPKYPRKSAPRRNKLDHYAIIKFPLTTESAMKKIEDNTLVFIVDVKANKHQIKQAVKKLYDTDVAKVSTLIRPDGQKKAYVRLAPDYDALDVANKIGII from the coding sequence aTGTCACCCACCTTCCAGCAGCCCAAGACACTGCGACTCTGGAGGCAGCCCAAATATCCTCGTAAGAGCGCCCCCAGGAGAAACAAACTAGATCACTATGCTATCATCAAGTTTCCGCTGACCACTgagtctgccatgaagaagatagaagacaacacacttgtgttcattgtggatgttaaagccaacaagcaccagatcaaacaggctgtgaagaagctctatgaCACTGATGTGGCCAAGGTCAGCACCCTGATTCGGCCTGATGGACAGAAGAAGGCATATGTTCGACTGGCTCCTGATTAcgatgctttggatgttgccaacaaaattgggatcatctaa